GCCCGGCCACCAGGTCGGGCGCGTAGATCCGGCCGAGGGCGGCGTAGACCGGCGGGAGGACGTAGAAGATGCCGAGCAGGCCGAGCACCGCGAGGGTGGTCCGCCGGGCGGCGCGCCCGTCGGGGTTGGTGTAGAAGCGCACCACCACGTGCGGCAGGCCCATGGTGCCGAGGAAGGTCGCCACGATGAGCGAGTACGTCGTGTAGAGCCCGATGCCGTCGCCGGGCGCCGCCAGCGGGACCGACCACGACGTCGGCGCGGAGGTCGTCGGGTCGGCCGCGCCGTCGGCGGCCCAGACCGCGAGCAGCACGCACGCCGGCACCAGCAGGGCGGTGAGCTTGAGCCAGAACTGGAACGCCTGGACGAAGGTGATCGAGCGCATCCCGCCGGGGCTGACCGACGCCAGCACGACCAGCGCCACCACCAGCGACCCGACCCACGGCGGCGCCCCGATGGTGGCGCGCAGCGTCACGCCCGCGCCCTGGAACTGGGGCAGCAGGTAGAGCCAGCCGATGCCGACGACCAGCACCGAGCACAGCTTGCGGACCCCGCGCGAGCCCAGCCGCGCCTCGGCGAAGTCGGGCAGCGTGTACGCCCCGGAGCGGCGCAGCGGCGCGGCGACCAGGACCAGCAGGACGAGGTAGCCCGCGGTCCAGCCGACCGGGTACCAGAGCATCTCGGCGCCGAAGGTGAGCAGCAGCCCGGCGACGCCGAGGAAGGAGGCCGCGGAGAGGTACTCCCCGCCGATCGCGCTCGCGTTCAGCCGCGGACGCACGGTCCGCGAGGCGACGAAGAAGTCGCTGGTGGTGCGTGAGATCCGCAGTCCCCACGTGCCGATCACGAGGGTAGCGAGGGACACCAGCACGACGGCGACCACGCCCGGCACGACGTCGGTGCTCACCGCTCAGTCCTCGTCCGGGAGCACGGTGCCGACGAGGTCGGCGAAGTCGCGCTCGTTGGACTCCGAGCGCCGGACGTACCACCAGCCGAGGACGACCAGCCACGGGTAGGTCAGCACCCCCAGCAGCGCCCACGCGAGCGGCATCTGCCCGATCCGGGCGTCGTCGAGGCCGGGGAACAGGTGGAACACCAGGGGCAGCACCCCGACGGTGAGCCCGAGCGCCAGCAGCACCCGCAGGGCCAGCAGGAGCTGCTCGCGCAGCAGCGAGCGCATGAAGACCTCGCCGAGCTCGGTCTCCGCGTCGATCTCCGACGCCCGCCCGGTGCGTACGACGTGGGCGCGGCGCCGCGGCGGGCCGGTGACCCGCACGCGGGGCGGGGGCGGCTGGCTCACGTGCCCTTCTTCGTCAGCACCGAGCGCAGGTCGCGGGTGTGGCGCCGGCTCACCAGCAGCTCGACGCCGCCGACGACGACGCTGACCCGGCCGGCCTCGCTGCGCACCTCCTCGACGTGGGGGAGCGCGACGAGCACCGAGCGGTGGATCCGCACGAAGCCGGCGTCGGCCCACTGCTCGGCGAGCGACGTCAGCGGGGTGCGGACGAGGTGGGAGCCCTCGGCGGTGTGCAGCCGGGCGTAGTCGCCCTGGGCCTCGACGTGGGTGATGTCGGAGCGGTTGACGAAGCGGGTGACGCCGGCGCGCTCGACGGGGATCTGCACGTCGCCCGACGGCGCCGGGCCGCCGGCCTCGACGACACGGCGTACGGCCTCGGCCAGCCGCTCCTCACGCACCGGCTTGAGGACGTAGTCGACGGCGCGCAGCTCGAACGCGGCGACGGCGTGCTCCTCGTGGGCGGTGACGAAGACGATCGGCGGCGGGGTGCGGAAGCGGGAGAGCACCTGCGCGAGGTCGAGGCCGGTCAGGCCGGGCATCTGGATGTCGAGGAAGACCGCGTCGACCTCCTCGGCCTGCAGGACGCGCAGCGCCTCGGTCGCGGAGTCGGTGCCGCGCACCTCGCCGATGCGGGGGTCGCGGCCGAGCAGGTAGGTCAGCTCGTCGAGCGCGGGACGCTCGTCGTCGATGACCAGGACACGCAACGTCGTCATACCTGGACCCCCGGGGCGAACTTCGGCACCCGCACGACGACCTTGGTGCCGGCGCCGGGTGCGGTCTCGACGACCAGACCGTAGTCGTCGCCGTAGGCGTTGCGCAGCCTCGCGTCGACGTTGCCGAGGCCGACCGAGTCCATCGACGCGTCGCCGGCGAGCGCGCGACGCACCCGCTCGGGGTCCTCGCCGGTCCCGTCGTCCTCGACCTCGATGACGCACTCCTGGTCGAGGTCGCGGGCAGTGATCGAGAGCCGCCCGATGCCGTCCTCCTTGTCGGCGCTGGCCTCGAGGCCGTGGCGCACGGCGTTCTCGACCAGCGGCTGGATGCAGAGGAACGGCACCGCGACCGGCAGCACCTCGGGCGCGACCTGGAGGGTCACCTGGAGCCGGTCGCCGAAGCGCGCCTGCTCGAGCAGGAGGTAGCGCTCGACCGAGCGGAGCTCCTCGGCGAGCGTCGTGTACTCGCCGTGGCGGCGGAAGGAGTAGCGGGTGAAGTCGGCGAACTCCAGCAGCAGCTCGCGGGCCCGGTCGGGGTCGGTGCGCACGAAGCTGGCGATCGCGCCGAGCGAGTTGTAGATGAAGTGCGGGCTGATCTGGGCCCGCAGCGCGCGCACCTCGGCCTCCATCAGCCGGGTGCGCGAGGCGTCGAGCTCGGCGAGCTCGAGCTGGCCGCTGACCCACGACGCGACCTCGTCCGCGGCGCGCACGAGGCCGCCCGTCGTGTGCGGGGCGGCCACCACGAGGGCGCCGACGAGGGTGTCCTCGACGACCAGCGGGCTCACGACCGCCTGCCTGACCTGGCAGCCGCCGTCGTCGCAGCGCAGCGTGCGCTCGTCGACGATCATCGTGCGCCCGGTCTCGGCGACCTGCGCGATCGTCGGCGGCAGCTGGCTGCGGTGGTGGGTGCCGAGGCCGTCCCACGCCAGCAGCCCGCTGGTGTCGCCGAGCCCGGCGGCCGGGGTGTCGAGCAGGGCCCGCAGGTGCCGGACGCTGCGCTCGGCGCTGGCGACGGTCAGCCCCTCGCGCAGCGCCGGGCTGGCGAGCGAGGCGTGGTGGAGCGTGCGGAACGCTGCCCGGTCGGCCTCGCCGCCCAGCGACGTACGCCGCCACCTCCACGCCATGGCGCGAGGGTAGCCCCGCTCAGCGCTCGCAGGACCGCGCGCGCTCGGCGCGGCACGTGTCGCGGCCCGGCCCGCCGGAGACGAGGTCCGTGCCGCCGTCCCCCCACACCCGGTCACGCCCGGACTGACCGAGCATGAAGTCGGACCCTGCGCCGCCGCTGAGCCGGTCGTCCCCGCCGCCCCCGCGCAGCTCGTCGCCACCCGGTCCGCCGGACATCCGGTCGGGTCCGCCGGTGCCGAAGATCGCGTCGCCGCCCGGGCCACCGACCAGCCGCGCGGACCGACGGCAGTCGACGCCTGCGTCGAAGGTGCTGGAGTAGCGGGTGTCGATCCGGTCGCCGCTGCCGTGCCCGCGCACGACGGCGGAGCAGGCGGTCACCGCGAGGTCGTTGGGTCCGCGGTCGCCGTCGACGACGGCGCGGCGCGCGGTGAGCGCGACGTCCTCGAAGTCCGGCACCGCCACCTCGTGGGTCGCGCGCCGGCCCACCTCGAGGACGCCGCTCTGGAGGTCGAGGTCGAGGTCCGTCCCGGCCGCAGCGATCTCCAGGCGGTCGTCGCCGCCGCCGGCGGCGATGCGGCTGCCGACCGCCGGCGGGGCGCTCGTGGCGAACGAGTCGCGTCCGCCGCCGAGGTCGACGTCGAGCACGCCGGAGCCGGTCCCACCGTCGACGACCGTCTCGGAGACCCAGGAGCCGACGAAGGTCAGGGTCCGGGCGCCGGTCCGGGTCAGCCGGAACTGCTCGATCCCGGTCCACGTGGCGACGACCCGCCCGCCGACGCGGGCGGTGCCGGCGACGTTGTCGACCACGAGGTCGGCGGCGCCGGAGTCGAGGACCAGGCCGTCGGTGCCGCCTCCTGCCTGGAGGACGTCCGGCGCGGAGGAGTCCGGCGCCACGGTGACCAGGTCGTCCGTGCCTGACCCGAGGTCGCTGCCGATGAAGGTGTCCGCGCCCGTGCCCAGGTCGGCTGCGACCGCGTCGGTCGAGGAGGTGCCGTCCACGACGTCG
Above is a genomic segment from Nocardioides okcheonensis containing:
- a CDS encoding sodium/solute symporter; this translates as MSTDVVPGVVAVVLVSLATLVIGTWGLRISRTTSDFFVASRTVRPRLNASAIGGEYLSAASFLGVAGLLLTFGAEMLWYPVGWTAGYLVLLVLVAAPLRRSGAYTLPDFAEARLGSRGVRKLCSVLVVGIGWLYLLPQFQGAGVTLRATIGAPPWVGSLVVALVVLASVSPGGMRSITFVQAFQFWLKLTALLVPACVLLAVWAADGAADPTTSAPTSWSVPLAAPGDGIGLYTTYSLIVATFLGTMGLPHVVVRFYTNPDGRAARRTTLAVLGLLGIFYVLPPVYAALGRIYAPDLVAGRSDVLVLELPGLMLDGPVAAVLTGLLTAGAFAAFLSTSSGLTIAVAGVLSQDVTGRRWGSFRLGGVAAFRVAAALAVVVPLAMSVPAQDVAVARTVGLAFAVTASTFAPLLMLGIWWRGLTPAGAVAGLLVGGLGSGTAVAWTLSTSSASGWTAALLGQPAAWSVPASVLAMVAVSRLTRSSVPAHAGRFMVRLHTPEAVDLQR
- a CDS encoding LytR/AlgR family response regulator transcription factor; protein product: MTTLRVLVIDDERPALDELTYLLGRDPRIGEVRGTDSATEALRVLQAEEVDAVFLDIQMPGLTGLDLAQVLSRFRTPPPIVFVTAHEEHAVAAFELRAVDYVLKPVREERLAEAVRRVVEAGGPAPSGDVQIPVERAGVTRFVNRSDITHVEAQGDYARLHTAEGSHLVRTPLTSLAEQWADAGFVRIHRSVLVALPHVEEVRSEAGRVSVVVGGVELLVSRRHTRDLRSVLTKKGT
- a CDS encoding sensor histidine kinase codes for the protein MAWRWRRTSLGGEADRAAFRTLHHASLASPALREGLTVASAERSVRHLRALLDTPAAGLGDTSGLLAWDGLGTHHRSQLPPTIAQVAETGRTMIVDERTLRCDDGGCQVRQAVVSPLVVEDTLVGALVVAAPHTTGGLVRAADEVASWVSGQLELAELDASRTRLMEAEVRALRAQISPHFIYNSLGAIASFVRTDPDRARELLLEFADFTRYSFRRHGEYTTLAEELRSVERYLLLEQARFGDRLQVTLQVAPEVLPVAVPFLCIQPLVENAVRHGLEASADKEDGIGRLSITARDLDQECVIEVEDDGTGEDPERVRRALAGDASMDSVGLGNVDARLRNAYGDDYGLVVETAPGAGTKVVVRVPKFAPGVQV